One genomic region from Rattus norvegicus strain BN/NHsdMcwi chromosome 10, GRCr8, whole genome shotgun sequence encodes:
- the Krt15 gene encoding keratin, type I cytoskeletal 15 yields MATTFLQTSSTFGSGSTRGGSLRVGGGSFGGGSLYGGGGSRSISASSARFVSSGAGVGFGGGMSCGFGGGFGGGFGGGFGDFGGGDGGLLSGNEKVTMQNLNDRLASYLDKVRALEEANTELEVKIRDWYQKQSPASPDRDYSHYFKTMEEIRDKILAATIDNSRVILEIDNARLAADDFRLKYENELALRQGVEADINGLRRVLDELTLARTDLEMQIEQLNEELAYLKKNHEEEMKEFSSQLAGQVNVEMDAAPGVDLTRMLAEMREQYEAIAEKNRRDVEAWFFSKTEELNKEVASNTEMIQTSKTEITDLRRTLQGLEIELQSQLSMKAGLENSLAEVECRYATQLQQIQGLITGLETQLSELRCEMEAQNQEYNMLLDIKTRLEQEISTYRNLLEGQDAKMAAIGVREASLRGGSSGGGSNFHISVEESVDGKVVSSRKRES; encoded by the exons ATGGCCACCACATTCTTGCAGACATCTTCCACCTTTGGAAGTGGCTCTACCCGAGGGGGTTCCCTCCGTGTTGGTGGAGGCAGCTTTGGTGGAGGGAGTCTCTATGGGGGAGGTGGGAGCCGAAGCATCTCTGCTTCTTCTGCTAGGTTTGTCTCTTCAGGGGCAGGAGTGGGTTTCGGGGGTGGCATGAGTTGTGGTTTTGGTGGAGGCTTTGGTGGGGGTTTTGGCGGTGGCTTCGGTGACTTTGGTGGTGGCGATGGAGGTCTCCTCTCTGGCAATGAGAAGGTGACCATGCAGAACCTCAACGACCGCCTGGCCTCCTACCTGGACAAGGTGCGCGCCCTGGAAGAGGCCAACACAGAGCTGGAGGTGAAGATCCGAGACTGGTACCAGAAGCAGAGCCCGGCAAGTCCAGACCGGGACTACAGCCATTACTTCAAGACCATGGAAGAGATCCGGGACAAA ATTCTGGCTGCCACCATTGACAACTCGCGTGTTATCCTGGAGATCGACAATGCTAGGCTGGCAGCGGACGACTTCAGGCTCAA GTATGAGAATGAGCTGGCCCTTCGTCAGGGCGTGGAGGCCGACATCAATGGGCTGCGGAGGGTGCTGGATGAACTGACCCTGGCCAGGACTGACCTGGAGATGCAGATTGAGCAGTTGAACGAGGAGCTGGCCTACCTGAAGAAGAATCATGAGGAG GAGATGAAAGAGTTCAGCAGTCAGCTGGCTGGCCAGGTCAATGTGGAAATGGACGCAGCACCCGGGGTGGACCTGACCCGCATGCTGGCAGAGATGAGGGAACAGTATGAGGCCATTGCGGAGAAAAACCGTCGGGATGTAGAGGCCTGGTTCTTCAGTAAG ACTGAAGAGCTGAACAAGGAGGTGGCGTCTAACACAGAAATGATCCAGACCAGCAAGACTGAGATCACAGACCTGAGACGGACCCTGCAGGGGCTAGAGATCGAGCTGCAGTCTCAACTCAGCATG AAAGCCGGACTGGAGAACTCTCTGGCAGAGGTGGAGTGCCGCTATGCCACACAACTGCAGCAGATCCAGGGGCTCATTACCGGCCTGGAGACCCAGCTGAGTGAGCTCCGCTGTGAGATGGAGGCTCAGAACCAGGAGTACAACATGTTACTGGACATCAAGACTCGGCTGGAGCAGGAGATCAGCACTTACCGGAACCTGCTTGAGGGCCAGGATGCTAA